A single window of uncultured Fibrobacter sp. DNA harbors:
- a CDS encoding glycoside hydrolase family 18 protein, which produces MNLKVVALALALGCAVSAQAAADKVVGYFPYWSQYSQFYPKDIRYNMVTHVHYVSLMPGEDGSLAFVDENDAVNFKDLAKFTKENGVKLVVSVGGAEAEGNLKAIASSEELLPTFVSNIKSWLSTNGGDGIELDWQNITAEDAEDYSKLVNALVSDMPGMIVASSMYPYMAQEAYSAETMNKLSYIDVFMPDQMTEESSELVPNQGATKIHEMLSMVSDMGIEKDKLLPVIYLYGKSFVGATGYGSSHQGFGSGNEGYLGYNELMGKFDEPDYKVTFDEESKSELAVSASEAIVFMGIPSVKAVAEDVKNEGFSGVAVYELDQDHHEPIVSLLVTIGLQLRPNVNYKAAKKK; this is translated from the coding sequence ATGAATTTGAAAGTAGTTGCTTTGGCGTTAGCTTTGGGATGTGCCGTATCGGCACAGGCTGCCGCCGACAAGGTAGTCGGATACTTCCCGTATTGGAGCCAGTATTCCCAGTTCTATCCGAAGGATATCCGGTACAACATGGTGACGCATGTTCATTATGTGTCCCTGATGCCGGGCGAAGACGGTTCGCTTGCCTTCGTTGACGAAAACGATGCTGTAAACTTCAAGGACTTGGCCAAGTTCACCAAGGAAAACGGAGTGAAACTGGTCGTCTCTGTCGGGGGTGCCGAAGCCGAAGGTAACCTGAAGGCCATCGCCTCTTCCGAGGAACTCCTTCCGACGTTCGTCTCCAACATCAAGAGTTGGCTATCCACGAACGGCGGCGACGGTATTGAACTTGACTGGCAGAACATCACTGCCGAAGATGCCGAAGACTATTCCAAGCTGGTCAATGCGCTGGTGAGCGACATGCCCGGCATGATTGTCGCCTCGTCCATGTACCCGTACATGGCGCAGGAAGCCTATTCTGCCGAGACGATGAACAAGCTTTCCTACATCGACGTGTTCATGCCCGACCAGATGACGGAAGAATCTTCTGAACTCGTCCCGAACCAGGGCGCCACCAAGATTCACGAGATGCTTTCCATGGTAAGCGACATGGGTATCGAGAAGGACAAGCTTCTCCCCGTGATTTACCTGTACGGCAAGTCCTTTGTCGGCGCTACGGGTTACGGTTCTTCCCACCAGGGCTTCGGTAGCGGTAACGAAGGTTACCTCGGCTACAACGAACTGATGGGCAAGTTCGACGAACCCGACTACAAGGTCACTTTTGACGAAGAATCCAAGTCGGAACTGGCTGTCAGCGCTTCCGAAGCGATTGTTTTCATGGGGATTCCCTCTGTGAAGGCTGTTGCCGAAGATGTCAAGAACGAGGGCTTCAGCGGCGTGGCCGTGTACGAGCTCGACCAAGACCATCACGAACCGATTGTTTCGCTCCTCGTGACCATTGGCCTGCAGCTCCGCCCGAACGTCAACTACAAGGCTGCGAAGAAAAAGTAG